One window of the Salvia miltiorrhiza cultivar Shanhuang (shh) chromosome 6, IMPLAD_Smil_shh, whole genome shotgun sequence genome contains the following:
- the LOC130990140 gene encoding calcium-dependent protein kinase 32-like, whose amino-acid sequence MGNCCAVPQTSDEQKPNPYFDGKPVPNGGLKSYVLENPTGLNIEEFYELGRELGRGEFGITYMCTDKSSGEILACKSISKKKLRTRVDIEDVKREVEIMKHLPKHPNIVTLKDTYEDDSAVHLVMELCEGGELFDRIVARGHYTERAAAAVTRTIVEVIQNCHKHGVIHRDLKPENFLFSNKKETAPLKAIDFGLSVFFKPGQTFDEIVGSPYYMAPEVLKRNYGPEIDVWSAGVILYILLCGVPPFWAETEQGVAQAIIRSTVDFKRDPWPKVSDRAKDLVKKMLNPDPKQRPTAQEVLDHPWLQNAKSAPNVSLGETVRARLMQFSMMNKLKKRALRVIAEHLSVEEVAGIKEGFKLMDTGNKGKIDINELRVGLHKLGHQIPESDLVVLMEAGDVDKDGYLDCAEFVAISVHLRKLGNEDHLRKAFDFFDKNGTGYIEIEELRDAFADEPEATSEEVINAIIQDVDTDKDGRISYEEFAAMMKSGTDWRKASRQYSRERYNSLSLKLMEDGSLQKNNEGR is encoded by the exons ATGGGTAATTGTTGTGCAGTACCGCAAACTTCTGATGAGCAGAAGCCAAACCCTTACTTCGATGGGAAACCTGTTCCAAATGGTGGGCTTAAATCTTATGTGTTGGAGAATCCAACAGGGCTTAACATAGAGGAGTTTTATGAGCTGGGGCGGGAGCTCGGGCGGGGTGAATTTGGGATCACGTATATGTGTACTGATAAAAGCAGTGGAGAGATTCTTGCTTGTAAGTCTATATCAAAGAAGAAGCTGAGGACTAGAGTGGATATTGAAGATGTTAAGAGAGAGGTTGAGATCATGAAGCATTTGCCTAAGCATCCGAATATAGTGACGTTGAAGGACACATATGAGGATGATAGTGCAGTCCACTTAGTCATGGAGTTGTGTGAGGGTGGTGAGTTGTTTGATAGGATTGTTGCTAGAGGTCATTATACTGAAAGGGCTGCTGCAGCTGTGACTCGCACGATTGTTGAAGTTATTCAG AATTGTCATAAGCACGGAGTCATACATCGCGATCTCAAACCTGAAAACTTCTTGTTTAGCAATAAGAAGGAAACAGCACCACTGAAAGCTATCGATTTTGGGCTGTCTGTCTTCTTCAAGCCTG GCCAGACATTTGATGAGATAGTCGGAAGTCCCTATTATATGGCTCCAGAGGTGCTGAAAAGGAACTACGGTCCAGAAATCGACGTCTGGAGTGCTGGTGTGATTCTATACATATTACTCTGTGGTGTTCCACCATTTTGGGCTG AAACCGAACAAGGAGTTGCCCAAGCGATCATTCGTTCTACTGTGGACTTCAAACGAGACCCTTGGCCCAAAGTTTCTGATAGAGCAAAGGATCTGGTGAAGAAGATGCTCAATCCTGATCCCAAACAACGGCCCACAGCACAAGAAGTTCTCG ATCATCCTTGGTTACAAAATGCAAAGAGTGCTCCAAATGTTTCTCTGGGTGAAACCGTCAGAGCTAGGCTCATGCAATTTTCTATGATGAATAAGTTGAAAAAAAGAGCTCTAAGG GTGATTGCTGAGCATTTGTCGGTTGAGGAAGTTGCGGGGATAAAGGAGGGATTCAAATTGATGGATACAGGCAACAAGGGGAAGATCGACATCAATGAGTTGAGAGTTGGATTACATAAGCTTGGTCATCAAATCCCCGAATCTGACCTTGTAGTTCTAATGGAAGCG GGCGATGTGGATAAGGATGGATATCTCGACTGTGCGGAGTTTGTTGCCATTTCTGTACACCTAAGGAAGTTGGGAAATGAAGACCATCTGCGCAAGGCTTTTGACTTTTTTGATAAAAACGGAACTGGGTATATAGAGATCGAAGAGCTGAGGGACGCCTTCGCTGATGAGCCGGAAGCTACCAGTGAAGAGGTCATAAATGCCATTATTCAAGATGTAGACACGGACAAG GATGGTCGTATAAGTTACGAGGAGTTTGCTGCAATGATGAAATCGGGCACCGATTGGAGAAAAGCGTCCAGGCAATACTCGCGAGAACGATACAACAGTCTTAGCTTGAAATTGATGGAGGATGGCTCCTTGCAGAAGAACAATGAGGGTAGATAG
- the LOC130990141 gene encoding pentatricopeptide repeat-containing protein At1g51965, mitochondrial — protein MRCHLRHLIPSSRRAYATKYTGKVVTSTNKGRISAIEVAVTPPTLISDVRGYPLPRRELIVEATKLLQSKSVTSSSDSFLDLSEYLQALNVPPTTSEVSEILKALKSPTLALEFFHFCRSHIPNYQHNAFTYNRILLILSKSSLPDRIDKMKEIVDLMARLRTAGNISTINILIGAFNTVDGLEKCLELLKNWGLLLTCYTYKCLVQAYLRANDLNRALQVYAQIRRKGYNLDSFGYNMLLDALAKDGKVDEANKVFEDMKKKHCRPDEYTYTILIRMNGRLGKLKESVALFEEMLSKDCKPNSMAYNTMMEALVRSRMPDKAMILFSKMVENNCRPNEFTYSLILNVLVAEGQLGRMDEVVKISSKYMNKSIYAFLVRMLSKLGHANEAHRLFCIMWSFHEKGDRDAYLSMLESLCNGGKVTEAIDMLSTTHEKGIMTDTFMYNTVFTALGKSKQVAHLLNLYEKMKKDGPPADIFTYNILISSFGRTGRVDEAVRIFEELENSDCRPDVVSYNSLINCLGKNGDVDEAHMRLREMQERGLNPDVVTYSTLIECFGKTDKVEMAYSLFDEMLAEGCCPNIVTYNILLDCLEKSGRSAEAVDLYSKLKEEGLTPDSITYAILERLQSGSHRTHRIRKQNPITGWVVSPLR, from the exons ATGCGCTGCCATCTCCGCCACCTCATCCCTTCCTCCCGCCGCGCATATGCCACCAAATACACCGGAAAAGTGGTGACATCCACCAACAAAGGCCGCATCTCCGCCATCGAAGTCGCTGTCACTCCTCCGACGCTCATCTCCGATGTCCGCGGCTACCCACTCCCCCGCCGCGAGCTCATCGTCGAAGCAACCAAACTCCTCCAATCAAAATCCGTCACGTCATCGTCCGATTCCTTCCTCGACCTCTCCGAATACCTCCAAGCCCTAAACGTACCGCCAACCACCTCTGAAGTGTCTGAAATTCTCAAAGCCCTTAAATCCCCAACCCTAGCCCTCGAGTTTTTCCACTTTTGCCGCTCGCATATCCCGAATTACCAACACAATGCCTTCACTTATAACCGCATTTTGTTGATTCTCTCGAAATCATCTCTCCCAGACAGGATTgacaaaatgaaagaaattgttGATTTAATGGCGAGATTGAGGACTGCTGGGAACATCTCCACCATCAATATATTGATTGGGGCGTTTAATACCGTTGATGGATTGGAGAAATGTTTGGAGTTGTTGAAGAATTGGGGTTTGCTGTTGACTTGTTACACTTATAAGTGTCTTGTGCAAGCATATTTGAGGGCGAACGATTTGAATCGAGCATTGCAGGTTTATGCGCAAATTCGAAGGAAAGGGTACAACTTGGATAGCTTTGGTTACAACATGCTTCTTGATGCACTTGCTAAAGATGGAAAG GTTGATGAGGCAAACAAGGTGTTCGAAGACATGAAAAAGAAGCATTGCAGGCCTGATGAATATACATACACCATTTTGATAAGGATGAACGGAAGGTTGGGCAAGCTGAAGGAGTCCGTAGCTTTATTTGAGGAAATGCTATCAAAGGATTGCAAACCGAATTCAATGGCTTACAATACTATGATGGAAGCACTAGTTAGGAGCCGAATGCCAGACAAAGCTATGATTCTTTTCTCCAAGATGGTGGAAAATAATTGCAGGCCTAATGAATTCACGTACAGTCTCATTCTCAACGTTTTAGTTGCAGAAGGACAGCTTGGTAGAATGGATGAGGTAGTGAAGATATCAAGCAAATACATGAATAAGTCAATCTACGCGTTCCTGGTGAGAATGCTAAGCAAACTAGGCCATGCAAACGAAGCACATAGGTTGTTTTGTATTATGTGGAGCTTCCACGAGAAGGGAGACAGGGATGCCTATCTCTCCATGTTGGAGAGCTTATGCAATGGTGGTAAAGTTACCGAGGCTATAGACATGTTGAGTACAACTCACGAAAAGGGAATAATGACGGATACTTTCATGTACAACACGGTCTTCACTGCTCTTGGAAAGTCGAAACAAGTAGCTCACCTCCTCAATCTGTAcgagaaaatgaaaaaggacGGGCCGCCAGCAGACATCTTCACCTACAACATTCTGATCTCTAGTTTTGGTAGAACTGGAAGAGTTGATGAAGCTGTTAGAATCTTCGAAGAGCTCGAGAATAGTGATTGCAGACCAGATGTTGTATCATACAATTCATTGATTAATTGTCTGGGGAAAAATGGTGATGTGGATGAAGCACACATGAGGCTTAGGGAAATGCAAGAGAGGGGTTTGAATCCTGATGTTGTCACGTACAGTACACTGATAGAATGTTTTGGTAAGACTGATAAAGTTGAGATGGCGTACAGCTTGTTTGATGAAATGCTTGCTGAAGGCTGCTGTCCTAATATAGTTACATACAATATCTTATTAGACTGTCTGGAGAAGTCTGGGAGAAGTGCAGAAGCTGTTGATTTGTATTCGAAGCTTAAAGAAGAGGGGCTGACTCCAGATTCAATCACTTATGCTATTCTTGAGAGATTACAGAGTGGTTCGCATAGAACGCATAGAATTCGAAAACAGAATCCAATTACTGGTTGGGTTGTTAGCCCCTTGAGATGA
- the LOC130990554 gene encoding MYB-like transcription factor ODO1 — MEEAPEDEDAEKFISIAQTLIDVMIAGLRDLLICPNLYLNRWSKTATHFPGRTDNEIKNYWNTRIKKKMKLKGLDLVTHKPVQTKTRDFKTNNGEMQRHQNLGFQETTVSLIPNLKDYDDQMQHKTEEGSPSNQSRDDSCIKNSDMGSSLVFQNKESLGSFTMDSY, encoded by the exons ATGGAAGAGGCGCCTGAAGATGAAGATGCCGAGAAATTCATTTCAATTGCTCAAACCCTAATCGACGTAATGATTGCAGGATTGCGGGATTTGTTAATTTGCCCCAATCTATACCTAAATCG GTGGTCTAAAACAGCGACACACTTTCCGGGAAGGACAGACAACGAGATCAAGAACTACTGGAACACGAGGatcaagaagaagatgaagctcAAGGGATTGGACCTCGTCACCCACAAGCCGGTCCAGACGAAAACTCGCGATTTTAAGACGAACAACGGAGAAATGCAGCGTCATCAAAACCTTGGATTTCAAGAAACTACCGTCTCATTAATCCCAAATCTCAAAGATTATGATGATCAAATGCAGCATAAGACAGAAGAAGGGTCGCCCTCGAATCAAAGCAGGGATGATTCTTGCATCAAGAATTCGGACATGGGATCTTCACTTGTGTTCCAAAACAAGGAATCTTTGGGGAGTTTCACCATGGATTCTTACTAG